From Hylaeus volcanicus isolate JK05 chromosome 2, UHH_iyHylVolc1.0_haploid, whole genome shotgun sequence, the proteins below share one genomic window:
- the LOC128884878 gene encoding ubiquitin-like protein 7 has protein sequence MTSELILSLRLDPETFTTIKLNDVNFKNKVKDLKCEIAEKVNLSKESFELIYCGCILEDDETLESCGLKGGVMIYVLKKREREISSLSKYISEDSILQLVSAFKSITDNPVLHTTLQRFGKRPEIISNIISSFPGLHEDMTAIAILQNCDLMAHFTDVDTVRRFAEAHPVLVEAAHNIAVAVHEEAHNANVSTNNSVSNSQPATSSLSLDNLSDDEEMAGDSSQSSDSIPLPPSLPTDTMRDRVIAIFEETIARLQARISDPSSSSTSGESTNSGVVTTEMFRQAMQEASAATPGLISDSVPPILPHVLPEIMDLRRQLAQMHEMGLQDDTLNIQALQFTNGDVQAAIEHVFSGFSNN, from the exons ATgacttcagaattaattttaagctTACGTTTAGATCCTGAAACATTTACCACCATCAAGCTAAACGatgtcaattttaaaaataaggtTAAGGATCTGAAATGTGAGATAGCTGAAAAGGTTAACCTATCGAAGGAATCGTTTG aattgaTTTATTGTGGGTGTATCCTTGAAGATGATGAAACTTTAGAATCATGTGGTTTAAAAGGTGGTGTAATGatatatgttttaaagaaaagggaaagagAGATATCGTCGCtatctaaatatatatcaGAAGATAGCATTTTGCAACTTGTATCTGCATTTAAGTCTATTACAGATAATCCTGTGCTTCACACTACTTTGCAA CGTTTCGGCAAGAGGCCAGAAATTATAAGCAACATCATTTCATCTTTTCCTGGATTACATGAAGATATGACAGCAATTgctattttacaaaattgtgaTCTAATGGCACATTTTACAGATGTAGATACTGTCAGAAG GTTTGCAGAGGCACATCCAGTCCTGGTAGAAGCTGCTCATAATATAGCTGTTGCTGTTCACGAAGAGGCACACAATGCAAATGTCAGCACCAACAATTCAGTATCCAATTCACAACCTGCTACTTCTTCCCTTAGTTTAGATAACTTGAGCGATGATGAAGAAATGGCTGGGGATTCTTCTCAGTCTTCTGACTCTATACCCTTGCCACCAAGTTTACCAACCGATACAATGCGCGATAGAGTCATTGCTATATTCGAAGAAACGATTGCCCGCTTACAAGCTAGAATTTCCgatccttcttcttcttctacctCGGGTGAGAGTACGAATTCTGGAGTAGTAACTACAGAAATGTTCAGGCAAGCTATGCAAGAAGCTTCGGCGGCAACGCCAGGTTTAATCAGTGATTCTGTGCCACCAATTTTACCGCATGTTTTACCAGAAATTATGGACTTGCGAAGACAGTTAGCGCAAATGCACGAAATGGGACTGCAAGATGATACATTGAATATTCAGGCGTTGCAGTTTACGAACGGCGATGTCCAGGCAGCAATCGAGCATGTGTTCAGTGGTTTCAGtaataattaa
- the LOC128872499 gene encoding bumetanide-sensitive sodium-(potassium)-chloride cotransporter, giving the protein MAHENGISGDVDSETVELNPLRRTRFHVNRVDSLEGRASLLGEQETKKSLRYMTREALPRLDNYRNIMSIQAAHRPSLDELHNPTLLNKGPGSHTLPIAHVKPSTSGFKFGWIQGVLLRCLLNIWGVMLFLRLSWVVAQAGTGQAILLIFTTTAVTTITSLSMSAISTNGLIKGGGTYYMISRSLGPEFGGSIGLIFSLANAVACAMYVVGFCESMVDCLKANGICIVDCDNTDIRIIGCITIVLLLLIVMIGLEWEAKAQIGLLVILLVAIVDFMIGTFIGPKDDHEKAKGFIGYNAELFKENFYPDYRYYEGVEHSFFSVLAIFFPAATGILAGANISGDLKDPQTAIPKGTLLAILLTTISYFLMALMVGGSVMRDASGDVNDLWNVFNSSYAAIPNFNASNGTTESTIATVNSSEIVWSIYGTKFNCTGNCPYGSHNSFQVIELVSVFGPIIYAGCFAATLSSALASLVSAPKVFQALCLDKLYPGIAWFSGEKDKEPIRGYFLTFVIAVGFILIGELNAIAPLISNFFLAAYTLINFSTFHASLAKPIGWRPTFKYYNMWLSLAGSILCVSVMFLISWWTALITLCVVLALYLVVSYRKPDVNWGSTTQAQTYNNALTAVQQLDRVEEHVKNYRPQLLVLTGSPSARSSLVDFAHHITKNNSLFICGHIIESPISYKTRNSMVINCTSWFRANKIKAFYSLVDGANFQDGATSLLQAAGLGKMKPNILLMGYKQDWMTCSRNNLNMYFNVMHKALDMHIAVALLRLSEGLDYSAAIGDNEDQKKNVPVTLPGNQSFSQLSQASSTSDISIPGSPAPRRSRMINEYPNPTAEDQRDNRPNIIPIAKDILNAVTKFQRKQKKGTIDVWWLYDDGGLTLLLPYIISTRRNWSNSKLRVFALANKYSELEYEQRNMASLLSKFRIDYSDLKVIPDISKQAQDSTKSFFDSLIANFQQTDDPKATDDDVIKDSELIAMKEKTNRHLRLRELLLQHSMEANLVVMTLPMPRKGAVSAALYMAWLETLTRDMPPFLLVRGNHTSVLTFYS; this is encoded by the exons atggCCCACGAAAACGGTATAAGCGGTGACGTCGATTCCGAGACGGTGGAATTGAACCCCCTGAGAAGAACGAGGTTTCACGTGAACCGTGTCGATAGTCTCGAAGGTCGTGCCAGTCTTCTTGGCGAACAAGAGACGAAAAAGTCCCTCAGGTACATGACCAGGGAGGCGTTGCCCAGGCTGGACAATTACAGGAACATCATGAGCATCCAGGCCGCTCACAGGCCATCCTTGGACGAGCTTCACAATCCCACTCTGCTTAACAAG GGCCCAGGCTCGCACACTTTGCCCATAGCACACGTGAAGCCATCGACGTCTGGGTTCAAATTCGGATGGATTCAAGGAGTTTTGCTGCGATGTCTTCTGAATATTTGGGGGGTGATGCTCTTTCTAAGACTCTCCTGGGTCGTAGCTCAAGCGGGCACAG GGCAAgctattttattgattttcacAACGACAGCCGTGACCACTATAACATCACTATCGATGTCGGCAATTAGTACAAATGGGCTCATTAAAGGAG GTGGCACGTATTACATGATTTCTAGATCATTGGGTCCAGAATTCGGTGGATCCATAGGTTTGATATTCTCGTTGGCGAACGCGGTAGCTTGCGCAATGTACGTAGTTGGTTTCTGCGAAAGTATGGTTGATTGTCTCAAAGCTAACGGGATTTGCATCGTTGATTGCGATAACACAGATATCAGAATTATAG GTTGCATCACGATAGTTCTGCTTCTTTTGATCGTGATGATCGGTTTGGAGTGGGAGGCAAAGGCCCAGATCGGTTTGCTCGTCATACTCCTTGTAGCTATTGTCGATTTCATGATAGGCACTTTTATTGGCCCTAAAGACGACCACGAGAAAGCCAAAGGATTTATAGGGTACAATG CTGAACTGTTCAAGGAGAACTTTTATCCGGACTATAGGTACTATGAAGGTGTGGAACATAGTTTCTTTTCAGTCTTGGCTATATTTTTCCCAGCGGCAACAGGTATCCTGGCAGGTGCGAATATATCCGGTGATTTGAAG GACCCACAAACAGCTATTCCCAAGGGAACGCTGCTGGCAATTCTTTTGACAacgatttcttattttcttatggCACTAATGGTAGGAGGGTCGGTTATGCGAGACGCTTCGGGCGATGTTAACGATCTATGGAACGTTTTTAATAGTTCATACGCTgctataccaaatttcaacgCAAGCAACGGGACTACAGAAAGCACCATTGCTACTGTTAATTCGAGCGAAATAGTTTGGAGTATATATGGcacgaaatttaattgtactGGCAATTGTCCTTACGGTAGCCACAATAGTTTTCAG GTGATCGAATTGGTCTCCGTGTTTGGTCCCATTATTTATGCAGGATGCTTCGCGGCCACGCTGTCCAGCGCTTTAGCATCATTGGTTTCCGCGCCTAAAGTATTCCAGGCGCTTTGTCTCGACAAACTATACCCTGGAATCGCATGGTTCAGCGGCGAGAAAGACAAAGAACCAATTCGTGGCTACTTTCTTACATTTGTAATCGCCGtcggtttcattttaatcg GAGAATTGAATGCCATAGCTCCTTTGATCTCAAACTTCTTCTTGGCTGCCTATACCCTCATAAACTTCAGCACATTTCACGCTTCGCTGGCCAAACCAATTGGTTGGCGACCAACGTTTAAG TATTATAACATGTGGCTAAGTCTCGCTGGCTCTATTCTCTGTGTTTCTGTGATGTTCCTGATCTCATGGTGGACAGCTTTAATCACTCTATGCGTAGTTTTAGCGCTTTACCTAGTAGTATCGTACAGAAAACCAG atgtAAATTGGGGTTCAACAACGCAAGCTCAAACATACAACAACGCTTTGACCGCTGTCCAACAATTAGACAGAGTCGAAGAACACGTTAAAAATTACAGGCCTCAGCTTCTAGTACTCACTGGTAGCCCGAGTGCGAGATCGTCGCTAGTTGACTTTGCGCATCACATTACCAAGAATAATAGCCTATTCATTTGTGGTCATATTATCGAG TCACCGATATCGTATAAAACGCGCAACTCCATGGTCATCAATTGTACTTCTTGGTTTAGAGCTAACAAAATCAAAGCGTTTTATTCTTTGGTGGATGGCGCGAACTTTCAAGATGGTGCCACGTCACTTTTGCAAGCCGCAGGCTTGGGGAAAATGAAgcctaatattttattaatgggCTACAAGCAAGACTGGATGACATGCTCGcggaataatttgaatatgtaCTTTAACGTGATGCA TAAAGCCTTGGATATGCACATAGCAGTAGCGCTCCTTCGACTGAGCGAAGGCCTTGACTATAGTGCAGCTATAGGAGACAATGAAgaccagaaaaaaaatgtgccAGTTACATTACCAggaaatcaaagtttctctcAACTTAGCCAAG CAAGTAGCACATCAGACATTTCAATACCCGGTAGTCCAGCACCGAGACGTTCCAGAATGATCAACGAGTACCCTAATCCAACAGCGGAAGATCAACGCGATAATCGACCGAATATCATACCCATAGCGAAAGATATTCTCAACGCCGTGACGAAATTTCAACGTAAACAGAAAAAGGGTACGATAGATGTATGGTGGCTATACGACGACGGAGGTTTAACGCTTCTACTACCATACATTATCAGCACAAGGCGGAATTGGTCGAACAGTAAATTGAGGGTCTTCGCGCTTGCAAATAAATACTCCGAACTGGAATACGAACAAAGAAA cATGGCAAGTCTTTTATCAAAGTTCCGGATAGATTACTCTGACTTGAAAGTTATACCAGATATTTCGAAACAAGCGCAAGATAGCACAAAGAGTTTCTTCGATTCGTTGATAGCGAACTTTCAACAAACGGATGACCCTAAAGCGACAGATGATG ACGTCATTAAAGATTCGGAACTAATTGCTATGAAAGAGAAGACGAATAGGCACTTGCGTTTACGAGAATTGTTACTTCAACATTCGATGGAAGCTAATTTAGTCGTCAT GACACTGCCGATGCCTCGAAAAGGTGCTGTATCGGCAGCTCTGTACATGGCCTGGCTAGAGACTCTAACTCGCGATATGCCACCATTTTTACTTGTACGAGGGAATCACACATCCGTTTTAACTTTTTACTCCTAA